One Papaver somniferum cultivar HN1 unplaced genomic scaffold, ASM357369v1 unplaced-scaffold_76, whole genome shotgun sequence genomic window, cacaaaaatgtgtctatcaaggagcagttttcattgtgagatgaagtattgactaagggggagtgatacatatcactagtattattgtcaaagttgtgatacaattgaactttgatgttgtgtaataatactatgacactgtataacaatatttgagcaattattttcgtattgttatgcatacggatcttcaacaactgtgatgctgagttgaacacgttcagaatcacagGAGTACTTAGAGTGACGAAGAATTTAAGAAATGTTGAAGAacaaaggaaatcaagcatttggatgagaagctacaaagtttgttttgtaatccatatgtattgatagttttatcactaaaattgacaaagggggagattattaaagcactgctcggtcgaactcgcaagcgttgctatctcaagcttgtttgtcaagtttaggggtcaaaacaataagtcttgatttctagtctacttatagctatgctcggattaggataaaatgtgtagttgagctttagacttcatggcgttcatcaattgaagacgaagatctactaaggggatcttggaggaacttcatcaacaaaaggtatgtggagacttgaaatcatctatcactcagaagtctattctattatatctcctatcgagactaagtcgtgtagctatatagactttatattatacacatttgatatttcgagctgagtttaactcgcttatatctttctcgaaatatgtgttggaaagattttttctttaactacgttcatcattattcttgaagagtttagttggaaacaatttattggttggaaactaaataatgagtcaaaagatgatcatgtgaaaatcgccttgtaatatcttacatgatttgtgtgagacagtcatttgatgtagacttggagtatttcgtattgatcattccatcacttgaaaattacctataagctaatagtttgtgtgagacagctattgtcgtcttcttaggatgtttcaatgattgaaatggaagtttataacaattaactattgtctggatataacacagtatgcataccctatGCAAACtattgtaagaatgattcagtaccgggaaccaagtatgcctACCCGTATGCGagcggttttaactgttaaagtccgggaaccaatttTGCGCACTCATTTGCAAACTATTTCACCTGAGTTCGatccggaacgacagtatgcgtacccgtttgcgaactgtcggaaaagatcaaagttCGGAAatctagtttgcgtacccgtttgcaaactgagttggtttaagttctaaaattggttaagtatgatttcatactcatgaaaaaatacatttataaattaaggaatgcaatctttgcaaaccgcggATAAAGTGTTCAtgatctgattcttttgaatcaatccgattttgcttcaattgtgtcttgtatacttctatgagaatgtaaacaattgaaaaactctatgagtaacacaattagattcatttgattatcatttgatctaaaagtgttaTGATGagtgtggttaatacaaaagtgttcatatggctaacttcggttaagtattgttgagccaactcaatatacacatttaggtacggttacccatatctaaataaaggtatatttcatttgtgtgtaacaaaataAGGCCATAttacggtggagagatattgctttggttttaagcaaacttagcttgaatcttaaatcaggttgtcatctaatggtgaatattgattgctttctttcaaagttatcaaaccttgatttgaagactatataagggagaaatctagaaaCTGAAAAACCCCAtcctcacacctcttgtgtgatactagttgcgactagagtcgattctcctttaacctaagtttttcctaaaaccattataggttaacgacttgaagacttcattgggattctgaagccagacccaactattttccctgtagttgcatgttctgatcttacttgttatatcgtattgagtactatcttctctaagatttgctcgagatttatttccgataggtaagatataaaaagtaaccacaaagctcttcgtctcattctttgtgattccacaataacttgttctactaccatatagttaagttattgtgaggtgattgatatttctaggttgttcttcgggaatataagaccggattaacaattggttcttgttcaccttgatttatcaaatgatggaacaaaaacttcataggtatttctatgagagacagatttatctatcataataaacttttctgtgggagacatatttttttatcaagtcttcgactttggatcgtagcaactcttagatgtgggtgagatcagctaagggaatcaagtgcgtagagtcctgctggaattcataggcgtaagaaacgcgattgtaccttaattagtgtgagattggttagggtcaactacattccagtctgaagttaacttgtagtaggatagagtctgtagcggcttaatacagtgtggtgttcaaaactggactaggtcccgaggtttttctgcatttgcggtttcctcgttaacaaaacttctggtgtctgtgttatttcttttcagcattatatttgtgtatataattgaaatatcacatgttgtgtgtagttcaatcaattagataatccaacctttggttgtagatataaattgattgatacttgaatattggtctttggtaccgttcaagttatttctcatatcaatcgggctcacagatttttatctgttcgattgcagattgtattgtcttggatgtttttccttgattgagtctgactgtctagtggattctcttggaattatattggagttagtccatatgaTTTCCGAACGaaagattgggtgtggttgttagacccccgttttttcaatcaGTATCACCGCTTCCTGTTTGTAGTTTCATTTGTATCATGAAAGATATCTAACTGTTCAGGTCTTTGTTAATTGTACCAAAACGACTTGACAACCTGGAAGCATCACGGTTTTTTGGATTCCCAGTTTCTTgataaaattatgtaaaatttccCCCCTAAAGCGTATGATGTGGATGTTAAACACCATCGATTGGAAGCGTAAATGCTACATAATCTCTGCAAATAGCTTTATCTTCATCCAAACTAAACTTTGGAGCGCGAACTCTTTGTGATGAAGTATTTTGTGTTTCCGAGAGGATTGCCATTTTTTTGAGAGTTTTTCCTAAGATTGAGGTAAAATTAATGAGGTGTTTGAGATTGAAAGATTAAGATTGAGGAGTTTTTAGGAGTTCGGGATTAAAATTGAGGTGAAATTGTTAGAAGTTATGGGTGTAGAAGGTGTGTTTTTGGAGTTGAAATTGATTCTATTTATAAGGAGTGGAATTGGACTCGTGGGATGGTAGCCGTTGACAGATCAATGAAGGACGCTTGTCTTAATGTGAGACGAGACTCGTCTCTGTATGAGCCAAGCATCGTCCCAAAAGAGGTCGACCGATCCAACATAATGTTGTCATCTTAAGTTTAGACGTGATGGACCCCTTTTATTGAGGGTTTTTCCATCCATTTTACTCGTTTGCCAGTCCCACTGTAGGGGGTAAATGGGAAAATGTTTTATTTTTCCAGTCTCACTGGATTGCTCTAAGGGGTAAAGTTACGAAAATACCTttgcgtattctgattaaatCTAACCCATTTGTAATATCAATTTCATTTACtcttttccctttccttcttCATCAATCTAATGAACAATTCCTTTATCCTTCTCTACGTTTTCAATGAAAAAAATtcgatttttagaatttttttattgTCGATTAATTGAATGGCATATTAGGTCGaaaaaattgaaattgttgaAATGCAGTTATAAGATTGTCATGGTATCTCTTCACCTatcatgacgacttttcatatttatttacAGTCGTCAAGATTGTAGGATGAATATCATGACGACTTTTTAAAGTGTTTTTATTTCTGAAAGTAACATTCACTGGGTCGTCATGGTATTCATCCCTAAATCTTGACGTCTAGTGATATAGTATGAATATCACGCATCGAAAATCTAAACCATGACGATTAATAATTCCTAGAAAACAAGTTCTCCTTTGCCCATTTTTGTTACTGGTCGTCATGGTCTTGTAAAAATAAGATGACGATTAGTAGACAGTCGTCAATGTGTTTCATTGCCGATCATGATAATTGTAAATGGGAAAACCAATATTTGGATTGCATGTTTTGTTTCGGTCAAGCATGCCGACTAAGTTTGGTCGGCGTGCTTTGTTGCAGTCGAGCATGCCAACTAAATTTGGTTGACATGCTTTGTTTTAGTGGAGCATGCCAACTTTTCATGGACTAAATTCTGAAAGTATTTAGTTGGTGTGCTTTTTTCCAATCGAGCATGCCGACTAAGTTTGGTCAGCATGCTTTGTTTCAGTGGAGCATGCAGACTTTTCATGATTGGATTCTAAAAATACTTAGTAGgcatgcttcttttttttttcaatcgagCATGCCAACTAAGTTTGGTTGGCATGCTTTGTTTCAGTGGAGCATACCGATTTTTCTTGGAATGAATTCTGAAAGTACTTAGTTGGCGTGATTTTTCTTAGTCGAGCATGCCGACTTTTAATAGGCTGAATTTTGAAAGTCTAAATTCCTGCAATTGTTTGACGAATTAAACCAATAAAACCCTATTCAGTTCCATCTTGAGAAGTGTTTTACTAGAGTAATTCATTTTCGTTAATAAAAtctcaaaaaccaaaaatattccaaTTTTTTCATAACAAGATTCATAAATTAAATCTAACACAAACAATAATCACAATGTTTacttaacaaatttaatctaacattattaatttaatagattagtgctaattaatctAGGATAAATTAggcattaataaaaatatatggataaggaGTTCTGAATTTTACTTTCAAGTGACCCTATTTTATCTTTCACTATCCCAATTAGCTTGGGTATATCCCAATTCGGCAAGTAAAGTATCATTtcctctttttccttttcatttttttttttaatatcagATTAGTATTATTACACACTCCAGTGCAGAACCCTTCATTTTTAAACCATCGGGCGTGTTATTGGTGTTGGTATCACTTTGAATTGTTACCGGGTAGAAAATTTTGTATTTATGCCACGACCTGCTTTGAAATCAGTCGTGCTGGAAGTAAGTTTATAAATATTTGAGATAACCTCACACCAAAGGGCAATTGGTCTAGTGGTATGATTCTCGCTTAGGGTGCGAGAGGTCCCGAGTTCAATTCTCGGATtgccccttttttttttttctttttttaaaaacacAGCATGCAAGTCTGACAAAAGCTGTATAATCCACCTGAGTTACTTTGGAAAGCTGTTGATTTTATCAGCCTTTTGTCATCCAAGTCTGACAAATTTTGAGCTCGACTACTTTGAATGTAGTGATGTGGAAGCAATTGTTGAGATGGTGTGTACCAGACTATATTAGTCTTCTTAACCACACTGCTGCTGCACTTTTTGATTGTTGAGAATGCAAAAAAACAGGCAAACAGACTCTGATATGGTTACAAAGATGTACCAGCAGGGCACAAGCAAGACTCTGGTAGCCCCTGTGCATTAAGCTATTCACTGAATTACAAATGAGAAGCACAATGTCTGTTTATAGGCAAGTATACTAGACCAATGTCATGTTCTTAATTTGTAAGCAAGCAATTCGATAAGAAGTTGAATTTTAGTAACCAGCAGTTTTGCTTCACTATCTAAAAAGCGTCTCAGGAGTTCTGTACAAACTACAAACCTATGGTATGCTCGTCTATCACTTCACCCCTACGCTAACAACACATAATCTGCTTCAGCTGACTATAATGCCGCATTTGTTTTTCAGAACTCCAGGAAGTAACTTTTATGTCTCTACAAGAACATACCTCTTTTAGTTTTTAGACTCCAATCACAAAGGAGTTAAACTAACAGTAACTAACTTTGTCATAACATAAGACCATTCTCCATATCTCTAATCTTAAACTCTTAGGTTTCATCACAGTTGCGCACAGGGATAACAGTCTCTTGTTTCAGCTATACAAGTTCTAAGGATACCAAACCATCTAACTATATACCAATAATGTAACATCTATGCAGAACAATAATGGATAAGCTGAAGCGGGTGTGTGTTCAGCAAGAACAGGCGATTCACCAAATGCATTGCCAAAATCACGTTGACTAACAGGCGATTCAATCGGTTAGGTTATTTAGAACTAAGTTGTGTTCAGGGTACCATCAATTTTCTGTAATTGGCCTGAAGGTTTGATGAGGCATATATGTTTGATTAACCTAATCAGGAAAGACAAATTATTAAGCAGCACTTTTCTTTTATGAGCAGCAGAGAAGAGAAAAACGCTAATGAACACTTTACACACATAGATAACTATTAAGGTTGAAACTGTTAGACCTGAACATAGTATTGAGATATACATCTAGGAACATTCATTACAGGCCAGCTGAACAGCAAAATGCAGAACATTCGAGAGCAAGATAACAAGGACCAGTTATTAATGTGTCACTGAAGTTAGGTATTTGAAACATGATCATCAAAGACTTACATGCATAGTGCACAAAACCGTAGCGTAGAAACACCGATCCCCCCCCTCTCTTCAGAGCGACTTCCCACAGTGTAATCATCCAGGTAGATGCTCTCCAAGAGTGAAACGAATAATTTTTTCATTTCTAAAGCCTGAGTCGTACTGTCCTTTCTGCTGGCATGGGTCACCTGTTACATTGTAAAGAATAGTGTAGTTTGAACTACTCACGTTCCAAAAGTAACATTCATCAGGACCATCAAGGTGGTATACTTGTTGAGTACTTCCCAATCCACTTGTCACCAAGTGCCCACTAACATTCATCGCACCCTGTGCTTGTTGTGAGTTGTTTAGAACGCTGGACACCCAAGGAGACGAACTTGAACCCCCTAAACGTTTCTCGTTAAATCCCAAGGAGACGTACGAAAGCGAAGTGTAGTTCCCATGGCCTAGAGGGACCTCTTCAGTACGGAAATATATCGGAAAATTTTGATATCTTTCATTTGTGTATatataagaagatgaagatggagtTATGGCATAAACACGGCTACTTGCATCTGTTGTCTGATTCACAATTTGTGAACTTCCGCCCAATGTCATTGCGTTAGTGAAACTGAATTCCTGAAATGAGTTAGTAGTGATATTCCCATGAGAAGATTTAACCCAACCTGACGATGAAATCGACCTGACTGCGCTGGTAACATAAGAACCCTTTTTCTTCGAAACCAAAGTGATTTTAGAAGGTGGATTTTCATTTCTAATCAACTCTCCTGTAGTTGCGCCACTCTTACGATCCAACCAAATATGCAAATTTGCATCAATGTACCATTCATTCAAAGCATTCGTAACACCAAACCCAAACTCATGTTGTTTCCCATCCAAAATCTTCCCTAAAAAAGGCGTAATTTCGATATCATAAGAAGGGAGATCAAATGACCCAATGGCAGTAATGGGTCTCCATAGCAGAGGATTAATCCCACCAGTGAAAACCACTGTAAACGGCCAAACTGCACCAGCATCCTCACCATTTAATCTAACAACAACCTCTCTGAAAGGTCCATTCCCAGGCGTATTCGTAAGATTATACGCCTTTATATACTCATTCGGAGGATTCCCATACCAAAACTCATCATCAGAATGAAATGACACATACACTTCAAGCACTGCCCTATAAGAATTCCGAGGTACTGCAAACCTTTTAGACTGAATATCAGT contains:
- the LOC113344404 gene encoding peptide-N4-(N-acetyl-beta-glucosaminyl)asparagine amidase A-like, with the translated sequence MDSSFSSSAALFILYLLTHFISSSIADLHKTNNLFSSSQLENDKNPQITTYFQVTKPIKPPPNAKIPCASLLVLQHDFGYTYGKSPVLANYKPPSNCPSSQKGFSKIVLEWKSTARGRQFDRIFGIWLSGVEIFRSCTAEPRASGIIWTVQKDITRYTSLLVKRQTLAVYLGNLVDSTYTGIYHVNLTFHFYPLDHKLSNVENPADLIIPISRNLPLNDGLWFLVQNSTDIQSKRFAVPRNSYRAVLEVYVSFHSDDEFWYGNPPNEYIKAYNLTNTPGNGPFREVVVRLNGEDAGAVWPFTVVFTGGINPLLWRPITAIGSFDLPSYDIEITPFLGKILDGKQHEFGFGVTNALNEWYIDANLHIWLDRKSGATTGELIRNENPPSKITLVSKKKGSYVTSAVRSISSSGWVKSSHGNITTNSFQEFSFTNAMTLGGSSQIVNQTTDASSRVYAITPSSSSYIYTNERYQNFPIYFRTEEVPLGHGNYTSLSYVSLGFNEKRLGGSSSSPWVSSVLNNSQQAQGAMNVSGHLVTSGLGSTQQVYHLDGPDECYFWNVSSSNYTILYNVTGDPCQQKGQYDSGFRNEKIIRFTLGEHLPG